TGACGGTTTTACGTGGTCATTTTAAACCGGAATTTTTAAATAGAATTGATGACACTATTTTGTTCACGCCATTAAGCTTAGAAAATGTTAAAGGCATTATTGGCAAAATGACAGCTCAATTATCTAAACGTCTAGAGCATCAAGAAATAGAGTTAGTGATTTCTGATGAAGCGAAAACATGGATTGCTGAAAGCGGCTATGATCCGGCTTATGGTGCTCGTCCATTGAAACGTTTTATTACTAAAGAAGTGGAAACACCTCTAGCAAAAGAAATTGTGTCAGGAAGAGTATTGCCGAAAACAAAAGTAACCATCAGTTTGTTGAATAACCAATTAGTCTTTGAAAATGAATCTATTGAAGAAGAGTAAAAAACAAAGAGGTTAATAAAAAAGCAGTTATGTCTCATTTTTTGAGAGATAGCTGCTTTTTTCTGTAATTTTATATCAAGGAATCATTGAAGTCTATCTATCCCAAACAAGTTGGTGTTCAAGTTCACCTGTTTCATCCACATTTTCTTTAACGAAACGAAAGCCTTGCTTCTGATAAAAGTGTAAAGCTCGTTGATTTTTTACATAAACAGATAAACTTAGTTGTTTATGATCTTTTTTAACTTCGGCTAAAAGTTGTTGACCAATGCCTTGGTTTTGATAGTCTGTGTGTACAAAAAGACCAGCAATATATGTTTCGATCATGCCAAGAAAGGCAACGATTTTTCCATCTTTCATATAAACATAAAGCTCTGCTTGAGGCAGTTGTTCTTTAAGTAATGACTGATTATCCAACCAATAGTTTTTTTCAATGAATGGATGCGCCTCAATTGTTGCTTCTAGCCAAATGTTTAAGAGTCTATCTAGCTCTTCACTGGTTAAGTGTGTTATTTTTTTGATCATGTTAATTATCCTTTCCTAAATAAGTGCTGAAAGAACGATTAATACACTCATCAAGTCACCTCCTAAGTAAATAAAAGCCAGTACTATTTTTTTTCTTTTTTTCTAATTAAGCTAACAATCTCGCGTTTTTCTCTAAAACTACGGATGTTGTGGTTGAACACTTCAGATATAACTAATCCTAATGCAATAGCTCCGGCAATCATAATTGCTTGAACGGACGAATAAATCGCCGTTTCATACTGTCCGATAACTAAATTTCTAACTGCTTGATAAGCTAGTCCACCTGGAACTAAGGGAACCATACCCGGAATATTAAAAATAGTCACTGGCAGTTTTAAGCTTCTCGAAAAAATAAAACTCACAGCAGCCACACTTAAGGCGCCTAATAAAGAACCCAAAGCAGCATTACCGCCAAATTGAATACTTAACCAATAAATCATCCACCCTGAAGCGCCAGATAAACCACAGGCGATGAGCGAACGTTTTGGGACATTTGTTAAGATCGCATACGCAGCGGATGCGAGAAAACTAAATGAAAATTGTACCAAAATATTTAGCATGTATAACAGACCTCCTTGATCTGAAAATGGAATAAGGAAAATACAAAGTGAAAAGGATGATAAATATGTTAACGTGTTTATGATGCCACTTTTATTGAATGAAGCCCATCTCTTCAATAAAACAATTGAAAAACAAAGGCAATGCCAAATCCAATCATACTAGATGTCATCATTGCTTCTGTTCCTCTAGAGACCCCTGAAAGATAATGCCCAGCTAATAAATCTCTTAAAGCGTTAGTAATTTGAACACCAGGTACCAAAGGCATAACACAACCAATAATAATCATGTCTTGATTTGTACCTAAACCGATTTTAGTACTTAAAAGAGCGGCGCAACCGATGAATAATGCGGCCAAAAATTCAGACAAAAATTTTATTCGTAAAATTTTAAGACTAAAATAATAAAGACTATAACCTGAACCACCGATTAGACAAGTTAAAAGAAAGTCTGACCAGACTCCGCCAAATAAAATCATGATTGTCCCACTGACAATTGCGGCGCTGACAAAACGTAACCACAAAGGGAAAAATTTGCGTTCTTGTTCCAAGTCTTTCAATTGTTGTAAAAGCTCCTCTAAGGTGAACTGCCCTGTAACGTACTCTCTGGATAGTTGATTGATTTTTGAAACTTTTTCTAAATTAATTGACCGATTCAATATTTGTACCATGCGGATTGTTGATGTTCCATCTAAGCCAACGAAAAGCCCTGTTTGGGTAACATAACTGACCAAGCGATAATCACCAGATGCTAAAGCAATACGGCTCATCGTATCTTCTACTCTGTACATTTCCGCATCACTTTCCAGCATGATTTTTCCTGCTAATAAACAAGTTTCTAAAACTTTTTCGATATCTATCGTTGTCATTTATTTTCCTCACTTTTTATTCTATCTATAAAACTTAGTATAGTTGAAAGGCGAAAGAAAAAACAGTACGGAATGCTAAAAAGAAACTTTCTTATTGTTCTTATTGAATAAATAACACCCTTAAATTTTTTGAAATAGTCCTCTTTTTTTACATCTTAACGTATAATGAAAGAACGATCGTACTATGAAGTAAGGTAGGGGGAAATAGAGTGATATTACTTGGTTCTTTGGTAAATGGGCTTGCAATTTTGTTAGGTAGTCTATTAGGGGCTGTTTTACGAAATATTTCAGAGCAGATGAAAGATACAGTAACTAAAGGCATTGGTTTAGGAGTGATTGTATTAGGGATTCAGATGTCATTAAAAACGTCCTCTTTTATTGTTGTTTTGATTAGTTTATGTATTGGTGCGATGCTGGGTGAGACTATTGGAATTGAAGAGAGGATGAATCTTTTTGGGTTAATGCTAGAAAAGAAATACGCGAAGCAAAATAGCAATTTTGCGGAAGGGTTTGTTACAGCCTCGTTGATTTTTTTAATCGGCTCAATGGGTATTATTGGTGCGATGGAAAGTGGTGCCGCACTTAATCACCAAACATTATTTACAAAAGCTGTGATGGATGGATTTATGTCTATTATGCTGAGTGCAACGCTTGGCGTTGGCGTGTTGTTTTCTGCTGTTCCAGTCTTTTTGTATCAAGGCATAATTGCTATACTCGCAAGTATGATGATGCATTACATACCTAAAGCGTTACTCGATTCATTAATGAATGAAATCAGTGCAATCGGAGGGTTGATGATTTTAGCTATCGGGTTAAATATCATAGGGATAACTAAAATAAGAGTGTCTAATTATCTTCCAGGACTTATTGTGTTGATAGGACTTATTGTTTGGCAATTTTATTTTTAACGAAAATAGTTTAGTTAGCGTAAAAAAGATGACAGATAGTTGTCATCTTTTTTGTGCTATGCTTTTCATATAAATGATAAGGAGTGGTTAAAGTGATAAAACATCTGACAAAAATGACGATCCAAGGAAAGAAAATACGCACAAATAATCAAAAAATAGAAGAAATCATTCATCTGTGGCATTTGGTTCCGCAGATGGAGCTTAATGGAGATATTTATGCGGTTTATTCAAACTATGAAAGTAACTTCTTAGGAGATTATGATTTATTAATTGGCAATGAAGAGGCAAATGACAATAGTTATTCTGTAATTAACGCAGGGAATTATATACAAATTCCAGTGGAAAAAGCAACGCCAGAAGGTGTCGGTGAAGCATGGCAAGAAATCTGGATGAATAAAGAGCTTGAAGAAAAAAGAACCTATCAAAGTGATTTTGAACATTATCGAAAAGATGGAAAGATTGTTATTTATTTGTCTGTTTAGAAAGATCGAGTTGAAAAATCTTCAGATTATTACGATAAGAGATAGAGCAAAATTGAGTTTTCATTTTGTCTCGCTCTTTTTTTGTTGCTAAAAAACTTTGGAATGAATAATTATTTAGTTATATGAGTATAAATTAATAAAAAACCATTGACTTATCTAAGTGGAACACATATAATGTGAACAATAACTACGAACAAGAATAAAGAAAAAGGCAAGAGGTGAACGGGATGAAAGTTTCTATTATTGGTGTTACAGGCTATAGCGGGCTAGAGCTATTACGATATCTTAGACATCACCCCAAGGTAGAAGTGGTTTCTATCCATAGTCACTCTGTGAATAAAAAATCACTAAAAGAAGTTGCGATACATGTACAGCAGTTGATTTCGTTGTCTTTGGAAGAAATAGATCCAAAGAAAATTATGGAAAAAGTGATCTTGTTTTTTTAGCAACACCTTCTGGTATATCTAAAGAATTAGCCGAGCCATTTATTGAGGAAAATTTTCCGATTATTGATTTATCTGGGGATTTTCGTTTGAAACAACGAGCTGAGTATGCAAAATGGTACGGGGATACTGCCCCACCTGCTGACATTTTAGAAAAATTTGATTACGGATTAGCCGAAGATCGTCAAAATCCTAAGGCAAAGTGGATCGCTAATCCAGGGTGTTATGCGACTGCAACAGAATTATCTTTGGCGCCACTATTAAAGCAAAAGAAAATCATTGTAGATTCTGTAATTGTTGACGCGAAATCAGGTGTTTCTGGAGCGGGTAAGGGATTGTCCCGAAGTACTCACTTTTCTGAAGCCCACGACAATATGATGCTATATAAAATGAATCAACACCAACATATACCAGAAATTATGCAACAATTAAGAACATGGGAACCAAAGATAAAAGCTATTCAATTTTCAACCTCTTTGATTCCTGTTACTAGAGGCATTTTTATTACATCATATGTTAAAATGCAACAGCCTATTTCTGACGAGGAATTGGTTCAAATGTACAAAATACACTATGAGACGAGTCCCTTTATTCGGATTCAAGAAGTTGGTCAGTATCCCGCACTTAAGCAAGTAGTCGGGTCGAATTACTGTGATATTGGGCTTGCCTACAACCCAGAAACGAACATAAGTACAATTGTGACAGTGATTGATAATTTGGGTAAAGGTGCAGCAGGACAGGCTATCCAAAATTTAAATATTTTTGGTGGATTTGACGAACGAACCGGATTAGATCATCTACCAATTTATCCGTAAAAATGATTGATGAAAAACATTCGCTATTGAATCAATAGCAGAGGGAGCGGCATAGATGAAGAATGTAATTGTGATAAAAATGGGCGGCATAGCCAGTGATAATTTAACAAAATCATTTTTTAAACAAATCCATGAATGGCAAAAACAGGGAAAAAAAGTTGTTATTATCCATGGAGGCGGACACTATATCTCTAAGATGATGATGCGTTTGGATGTACCAGTACTGATCCAAGACGGATTACGCGTAACAACAGAAGAAACATTGAACATTGCAAAAATGGTTTTGATTGGACAAGTTCAACCAATGATCACTACTCGTTTTCAACAAGAAAGACTTTCAGTTGTGGGATTAAATGCATCTTGCAGCCAGATTATCACAGGTGAATTCCTAAATGAAAAAGGATTAGGGGCTGTTGGAGAGGTGAAACAAATTGATGCTGAATTGTTGGAGCAATTACTGCAAGCTAAATACATTCCGATTATTGCCCCATTAGGTTTGACTGAATCTGGAGAATGGCTGAATATCAATGCAGATCATGTTGCTTGTAAAGTTGCAGAAGCACTACATGCTGAAAAACTCTATTTACTGACAGATGTTCCAGGGGTGAAGAAGGACAATCAATGGCTAACACAACTTTCTACATTTGAGATTTCAAAATTAAAACAAGCAAAAATCATATCAGGTGGCATGCTACCAAAAGTGGAAAGTGCCGTATCAGCAATCAAAGCTGGCGTCAAAGAAGTCCACATCACAAACAAAATCCAGCATACAGGTACGATGATTACATCAAAGGGGGTTCTGGTATGAGTTACTTGTTTCCAAATTACAAGCGTAAAAATATAGAATTGATATCCGGAACAAAAAATAGATTAGTTGATGAAAATGGGCAGACCTATCTTGATTTTACAAGTGGAATCGGTGTGATGAATTTAGGCTATAATGATGCTGAGCTCAATCACATTTTAGCAGAACAGGCGAATCTTTTATGGCATACACCAAACTTATATGAAAATCACTTACAAGAAAAAGTTGCCCAAAAATTAGCGAATGGGAATGACTATGTTAGTTATTTCTGCAATAGTGGTGCAGAAGCCAATGAAGCTGCAATAAAACTTGCACGCAAGGTGACTGGAAGAAGCAAAATGATCACCTTTACGAATTCTTTTCATGGTCGAACCTATGGAGCGATGAGCGCCACGGGGCAAACGAGCATTCATGAAGGGTTTCAGCCATTAGTTCCAGATTTTGTGCATGTGCCTTTTAATCAAATTCAGCCACTCAGACAAGCAATAGATACTGATACTGCTGCAGTTATGTTAGAATTAATCCAAGGTGAAGGAGGCGTGATTCCAGCAGACTCATCTTGGATTCAATCAGTAGCAGCACTTTGTCAGGAAGTTGGCGCTTTATTGATTGTCGATGAAATTCAAACGGGAATTGGACGAACTGGAACATTTTACGCATACGAACAGTACCAAATTCAGCCGGATATATTTACTTTAGCTAAAGGATTGGGCAATGGCATTCCAGTCGGTGCTATGTTGGGGAAAAAGGAATTTGCAAGTGCTTTTAGTGCCGGAAGTCATGGTTCAACATTTGGTGGAAATAAATTAGCTATGCGGGTTGCAGATCAGGTGGTTACTCGAATCAATCAGCCAGAGTTTTTAAACAATGTTCAACAGCTAAGTGAGCAACTTGTTTCAGGTTTGAAAAAAATAACTAAAAAAAGTTCACTTATTCGAGAGATTCGAGGAAAAGGATTGATGATCGGAATAGAAGTTGTCAATCAAGAGAGCTTGGAGTGGGTAATGGAATTATTAGAGGCTAATGGTTTGCTTGCTTTAAAGGCAGGTCAAACGGTTTTACGATTATTGCCGCCTTTAACACTCTCAAAGGAAGAACTCAATCAAGCGTTAATCATTTTTGAACAAGTCTTCAACCAAGGAGGAAAGCCATGATTAATTCAATGTATGGTAAAAGTATTTTGAACTTAACAGAACTAACAAAAGAAGAGCTTTTAACTATAATCGAACTAGCAATCGCCGTTAAAGCAAAACCAGAAGATTATAAAGGGATATTATCAGGAAAGATATTAGCCATGATTTTTGAAAAAAGTAGTACACGAACCCGCATGTCTTTTGAAGCAGGGATGATTCAACTTGGCGGGCAAGCGATTGTATTGGATGCCCAAAATACTCAAATGGGACGTGGAGAACCTATTAAAGATACAGCAAAAGTGATGTCTAGTTATGTGGATGGTATTATGATTCGAACTTATTCAGATCAGATGGTGGCTGAATTAGCTAAAGAAGCATCGGTTCCTGTTATAAATGGTTTAACAGATGACCATCATCCTTGTCAGATTCTTGCTGATTTTCAAACTATCTATGAAGTAAAAGGTCAATTAGACGGGGTGAAACTTGCTTACGTTGGAGATGGAAATAATATGGCGCACTCTTTTTTGATTGGTGGAAGCTTGCTTGGGATGGATATTGCAGTTGCATCTCCAAAAGTATATGAACCTAAACCTGAATTTATCGAGATTGCCAAAGAAAATGCAAAGAAGAGTGGAAGTAAAATAGATATTTTAAATGATCCTGCTGAAGCTGTAAAAGAAGCAGATGTTTTGGTTACGGATGTTTGGGCGAGTATGGGAGATGAAGCTGAACAACAGGAACGAGAAAAAGTCTTTTCCTCTTTTCAGGTTAATAATCAACTAGCTGTTCAAGCAAAAAAAGACTATCTATTTTTACATTGTTTACCTGCTCATAGAGGAGAAGAAGTCACTGAAGATATTATCGACGGAGCACATTCAGCTATTTATCAAGAAGCAGCTAATCGTCTGCATGCTCAAAAAGCATTGCTGATTAAACTATTGACAGAGTAATAATAGAAAAAAAGATGAAAGTGTTTTATTCAGAAAAAAATCTGAGTAACCCAACTTTCGTCTTATTTTACTTGTTCTTTTTAAATGCATACATTATCCATTGTTTCGAGGAATTTTGAGTGATTGGTATGAAGCCTTGGGTTGACATATACGCTTTAAAATGTTCCGGATGCTTGAATTCGGGTAAAAAATAATCGATTTTTGATGTTTCACAGGCAAATAGCACAATACCTTGTTGTTTTAAGACGTTGTAGATTTCATTTATTGCTTGATCAAAATCGTCCCAATGAAAATGTGTTTGAAAAGCTGTGATAAGGTCGAATGTTTCCGATGGGTAAGGAAGTTCGTGAACATCAATTGTTTCAAACTGAACAGGTTCGTTGATCCATCGCTTTTTTGCTTGAGTTATAGCATCTTTTGAGTGATCAATTCCTGTTACCGATAATGCGTGGGTTTGTTGTAAAAGATATACGCTCGACGCCCCGTTTCCAACGCCTATATCTAAAATATCTTGCCTCTCAGCTAAATGAATACTATTCAAAGACCATCTTACTAAAGGAAGATAAACGCTATTCCATAAGTACATCATCAAATATCCAATAAACCCTGATGGATTTTTCGATTGTTTCATTAGCACTTTAAATAAAAAGACTAATAATACAATAACAAGAGCAGTAATAACGAGAAACATAGAAAACTCCTTTAAAAATAATATTTTATTCTTAAAATTAGTATACAATAAAAAAACAGACCTTGAGGATTTTTTCAACAATTAAACAAATTTAATCTATGTTTATTCTTACTAAAAACGTTCAAATTTGCTTAATTTAAAATGAATTATTAAATTATAGAGGAAATTGTTAAGTTTTGTTTGTAGTTTTGCTTGGTTTTTAGTAGAATGAAACTGTATGAATAGATTAAAAGTGAGGTGTAGATAAATGGGTTTTACAGATGAAAC
The DNA window shown above is from Enterococcus sp. 4G2_DIV0659 and carries:
- a CDS encoding N-acetyltransferase gives rise to the protein MIKKITHLTSEELDRLLNIWLEATIEAHPFIEKNYWLDNQSLLKEQLPQAELYVYMKDGKIVAFLGMIETYIAGLFVHTDYQNQGIGQQLLAEVKKDHKQLSLSVYVKNQRALHFYQKQGFRFVKENVDETGELEHQLVWDR
- a CDS encoding threonine/serine exporter family protein, which produces MLNILVQFSFSFLASAAYAILTNVPKRSLIACGLSGASGWMIYWLSIQFGGNAALGSLLGALSVAAVSFIFSRSLKLPVTIFNIPGMVPLVPGGLAYQAVRNLVIGQYETAIYSSVQAIMIAGAIALGLVISEVFNHNIRSFREKREIVSLIRKKEKK
- a CDS encoding threonine/serine exporter family protein, giving the protein MTTIDIEKVLETCLLAGKIMLESDAEMYRVEDTMSRIALASGDYRLVSYVTQTGLFVGLDGTSTIRMVQILNRSINLEKVSKINQLSREYVTGQFTLEELLQQLKDLEQERKFFPLWLRFVSAAIVSGTIMILFGGVWSDFLLTCLIGGSGYSLYYFSLKILRIKFLSEFLAALFIGCAALLSTKIGLGTNQDMIIIGCVMPLVPGVQITNALRDLLAGHYLSGVSRGTEAMMTSSMIGFGIAFVFQLFY
- a CDS encoding DUF554 domain-containing protein yields the protein MILLGSLVNGLAILLGSLLGAVLRNISEQMKDTVTKGIGLGVIVLGIQMSLKTSSFIVVLISLCIGAMLGETIGIEERMNLFGLMLEKKYAKQNSNFAEGFVTASLIFLIGSMGIIGAMESGAALNHQTLFTKAVMDGFMSIMLSATLGVGVLFSAVPVFLYQGIIAILASMMMHYIPKALLDSLMNEISAIGGLMILAIGLNIIGITKIRVSNYLPGLIVLIGLIVWQFYF
- a CDS encoding GyrI-like domain-containing protein — translated: MIKHLTKMTIQGKKIRTNNQKIEEIIHLWHLVPQMELNGDIYAVYSNYESNFLGDYDLLIGNEEANDNSYSVINAGNYIQIPVEKATPEGVGEAWQEIWMNKELEEKRTYQSDFEHYRKDGKIVIYLSV
- the argB gene encoding acetylglutamate kinase, producing the protein MKNVIVIKMGGIASDNLTKSFFKQIHEWQKQGKKVVIIHGGGHYISKMMMRLDVPVLIQDGLRVTTEETLNIAKMVLIGQVQPMITTRFQQERLSVVGLNASCSQIITGEFLNEKGLGAVGEVKQIDAELLEQLLQAKYIPIIAPLGLTESGEWLNINADHVACKVAEALHAEKLYLLTDVPGVKKDNQWLTQLSTFEISKLKQAKIISGGMLPKVESAVSAIKAGVKEVHITNKIQHTGTMITSKGVLV
- a CDS encoding acetylornithine transaminase, which translates into the protein MSYLFPNYKRKNIELISGTKNRLVDENGQTYLDFTSGIGVMNLGYNDAELNHILAEQANLLWHTPNLYENHLQEKVAQKLANGNDYVSYFCNSGAEANEAAIKLARKVTGRSKMITFTNSFHGRTYGAMSATGQTSIHEGFQPLVPDFVHVPFNQIQPLRQAIDTDTAAVMLELIQGEGGVIPADSSWIQSVAALCQEVGALLIVDEIQTGIGRTGTFYAYEQYQIQPDIFTLAKGLGNGIPVGAMLGKKEFASAFSAGSHGSTFGGNKLAMRVADQVVTRINQPEFLNNVQQLSEQLVSGLKKITKKSSLIREIRGKGLMIGIEVVNQESLEWVMELLEANGLLALKAGQTVLRLLPPLTLSKEELNQALIIFEQVFNQGGKP
- the argF gene encoding ornithine carbamoyltransferase, yielding MINSMYGKSILNLTELTKEELLTIIELAIAVKAKPEDYKGILSGKILAMIFEKSSTRTRMSFEAGMIQLGGQAIVLDAQNTQMGRGEPIKDTAKVMSSYVDGIMIRTYSDQMVAELAKEASVPVINGLTDDHHPCQILADFQTIYEVKGQLDGVKLAYVGDGNNMAHSFLIGGSLLGMDIAVASPKVYEPKPEFIEIAKENAKKSGSKIDILNDPAEAVKEADVLVTDVWASMGDEAEQQEREKVFSSFQVNNQLAVQAKKDYLFLHCLPAHRGEEVTEDIIDGAHSAIYQEAANRLHAQKALLIKLLTE
- a CDS encoding class I SAM-dependent methyltransferase; protein product: MFLVITALVIVLLVFLFKVLMKQSKNPSGFIGYLMMYLWNSVYLPLVRWSLNSIHLAERQDILDIGVGNGASSVYLLQQTHALSVTGIDHSKDAITQAKKRWINEPVQFETIDVHELPYPSETFDLITAFQTHFHWDDFDQAINEIYNVLKQQGIVLFACETSKIDYFLPEFKHPEHFKAYMSTQGFIPITQNSSKQWIMYAFKKNK